Sequence from the Nitrospirota bacterium genome:
GTCAACCTCCTTATTGTAGATATTATTCTACAATAACATAACCAAAAAAAAGAGGCAAATCTAAAAACCCACTTTTATGTCGCAGGCCCGTCAGGCTTTTACAACTTGACAAAGTAATGTGTTTGATATATTGATGATAACATGGCACGGAAACCGAGAATTCACCTGGTGGGTGGAGTATATCATGTCATGTTGCGGGGAAACGGGGGACAGCCGATATTTTTTACTGAAGCAGACCGGTACCATCTCTATCTCCTCCTTCAAGAAGGGGTTTTTCGATATGGGTATCGGGTTCATGCTTATTGCTTAATGAAGAATCATCTACATCTGGCGATTCAAGTCGGAGAGAAACCGTTATCCAAGATCATGCAAAACCTTGCCTTTCGATATACCCGCTGGATCAATCGTCAACAAAAAAGGGTCGGGCATTTATTTCAAGGGCGTTACAAATCGATTTTGGTTGAGAAGGAGAGTTATTTATTGGAATTAGTCCGATACATTCATTTAAATCCTGTGCGGGTGGGATGGGTAAAAGACCCCAAAGAATACCGATGGAGCAGCCATTTAAGCTATCTTGGGATAAACCAGAATCCTTGGTTAACCACGGAATGGATACTCAAACAACTGGGAAAAACGGAGAGAGAATCCCGGCAACGGTATGAGAAATTTATATGGGAAGGAATCGACGAAGACTATCGAGAAGAATTTCATTCAGGAGAAGGAAACGGGAGAATTTTAGGAGAAGACCGATTTATTGAAGAAGTCTTGGCCAAAGCAGAAAAGAAAATTGACAAACCAGTCTCACTCCATAAAATTGTCAAGGCAGTTTGTCACCACTACGGACTAAAGGAAGAGGAACTTAGTGCCCGGGGACAAGGGAGGAGGAGGTCGGAAGCGAGGGCGATGATTGGGTGGTTAGCGATTCAGAAAGGGAGTGCTACACTGACAGAAGTTGGCAAGCGATTTGGGAGAGATGTTGCGACACTGAGTGTGACGATCCGCCGACTGAGAGAGCGGGTGGAAAGAACAGAGACCTTGAGAATGCGGGTGGCGCAATTGGAGTCAATCTTCAATGTCAAAAAGTAAAAGCCTGACCCCCGTATGGCACGCTCATTTGCTTCGCTCCCTTGGCTATGTCCTTTGGTCGCATTGGCAATGTCCGCTCGGCTCATGCCCCTGCGAGAATTGATTTAACAGTCGGAAAATTCGTAAGCGTCAAAAGCAATATGCCCCTGAAAACAATCGGCATGCTGATTAGAGCTTTGCTTATTATCCTTGGCGCATTCCTACATGTTATCGAAGGTATTTATGGAGCGACTGTCTGAGGGAAATCTACTCTATTGCCGTCATTTTGGATAACCCCTTCCAGGTTCCAAAATAGGCATTCCCCTGTTTGTCAAAGGTAATGGCGAAGACATTGTTGTTAAGTAAACCGTCATTTTCATTAAGGGTCTTCCAGGTATTGCCGTCATAGTAGCTCGCGCCGCCGTTGGTTCCTGCCCAAAGGCGTCCTTTAGCGTCAAAAGTCAAAGCGTTGACAAAATCCCCTCCCAGACCATCTTCTCTGGTAAAGTTCTTCCACGATTTTCCGTTAAATCGACTGACGCCTCCTCCCCACGTACCGAACCATTTATTGTTATTTGAGTCGATGACCATGGTCAGAACATAATTCGGGTTGGAGGTCATGATTTTTTTCCCGGGGACCGCATGATGATAAGACGAAGAACCTTCCCCTTGAGAAGGAACCTTATCGGCGATTTCCGCGCCCAGTCCGTCTTGATGGGAATAATTAATCCATTTTGACCCGGTAAAGTGCGAAACGCCTCCCTCTGTCCCAAACCAGAGTGATCCGTCTTTTTCCTGGCCGATCGCGTAAACCCATTTATCCGGGAGGCCTTCTTTAGTGGCGAAGGTTTGGAAGGTTTTACCGTCGAAAAGTGAAGCTCCTTTCCAGGTGGCGACCCATATTTTTCCCTTGTCAAAAAGGAGATCGTAAACCCATAAATCCCCTAATCCCTGACCCTCTTTAAACTGAACCCAATCAGGACCGTAATGGGTGGAACCCATCCCATAGGGAGTAAAGACCATCCAGTCCTTTCCATTATATTTTGCCAGGCCCCCCCCATAGGTCGCAAACCACTTATTCCCCTGGTCATCAATTTTAATTTTAAAGATTCCGTTGCTTAAAAATGCATTATGGGTGGACCTGACGGTAAAAATCTCATAGGCGTCCTTTGATTGGGTTTCAAATCGAATGATTCCGTTTGACAATCCGATCCAAAGGGTGTCTCCCTCCATGGCCAATGTTCTGACGTTGGCCCCTGTATCAAAATTGGTAAATAAGGGAATACGGGAAAGGCGGGGCTCGTCCTGGGCCCGAACCGGCGAAGTGAGGGCTAAAATAAAAAAGAAAAGAAAAAGTCTATTCAATTTCGCACAGGCAAAGCCTGATGCTCCATTCATCCCAAGAACAGAGTTAGAAAGCTGTCATTGCGAACAAAGTGAAGCAATCTCAAGATTTTACGATAAGATTGCCACGCACCCTTCGGTGCTCGCAATGACATGATTAATAAGTGGGTGCGAAGTCTATCGCTGGTCTTGGGCTGTCAAAATCCTCTGCCATCGTTTCTGGGCGGATAGCTCAGTTGGCAGAGCGTCGGCCTTACAAGCCGAAGGTCACAGGTTCAATCCCTGTTCCGCCTATTCAACAACAGGATAATTTTTTTTGTTTGATAATTGGGGGTTTACCCAGCGAGCGAGAAGGGGAAGCTCCAGAAAAACCATATGTCCGTTGTGGGACATCTCCCAAAGCAAGCTCGGAGGGAGGGGGCGACGCGAGCCCCCTATAAATAGATTAACGGGGCTGTAGTTCAGTTGGTTAGAACGCCGGCCTGTCACGCCGGAGGTCGCGAGTTCGATCCTCGTCGGCCCCGCCATATGTTCTGTAGATGACAAAATTTGATTGAACTGATCCTCACATCCTCATATGTCACCCAATCTGTTTTAATTCTTCTCCTCATTCTTTCAGTGTTTTCGTGGGCTGGTATTTTTTATAAATTCCGGATTTTTTTTCGCGCGAAATCAGCGACAAAACACTTTCTTCTTGAATTTAAAAGAAGCAAAGATATCCTTTCGTTAAAAAAAGGGGCTTTAAAATTTAAAGAAAGTCCTCTGGCTCCCCTTTATCTGGAGAGCCTCCGGAGGTTGCAAAGACAAGGGACTCTTTCCACTCAACTTGAGCTTGAACATTTACATGAGGCAGGCCGGAATTTAAATTTAGGAAGTTTGAGACAGCTCTTAAGAACGGTTTCTGATGAAGAAATGGCTTTCCTTGAAAACTTCCTTTCCTATTTCGCGATCATTGGAAATATCTCTCCCTTTATAGGTTTATTCGGGACGGTATTAGGCATTATCGATGCTTTCCAAAATATTAGTCAGCTCGGCACGGCCAATATTGCCGCCGTCGCCCCCGGTGTGGCAGAAGCCCTGGTCGCGACAGCGGCCGGCCTTCTAACCGCTATTCCCGCTGTAATCGCCTATAACTATTTTTTGAACAGTCTTCGAAAGATCAACTGCCAAATGGAGGGATTTTCAGAAGAGTTATTATTCTATTTTGAGGAACAATTTAAACCAGCGAAACTTCCCGCGTCGGTTGCGGAATGAACCGGTTTGAACCCAAAAAATACATGGCCGAAATCAATGTTGTCCCTTTGGTCGACGTGGTTTTGGTTTTGTTGATTATCTTCATGGTCACGGCCCCTCTTCTCTACCGGGGAATTGATTTAAAATTGCCAAAATCAGAGGTTAATACCATGAAAGCGGAAGAGGGGAAAACAATTTCGATTGTCAAAGATCGGAAAATCTATTTCGAGTCAAGGCTTGTCTCGCTTCGTCAATTAGAGGGGCAATTAACGACCCTGAGACAAAAACGGCCGGACGTCACACTTTATCTGCGTGCAGACCGGGATGTTTCTTATGGAGAAGTGGTGCAGGTTATGGATGTCATTAAAAAGACCGGGATCGATCGTCTTGGAATGGTTACAGACCCCGAAGGCACATCACCCATTCGCTGATGATCGCGAGGTTAGATCAAATGAAGCCAATGGTCCAGCTCTCTGCCGGCCTCCATCTTTTTTTATTGGCCGGTTTGTTTGTTTTGCATCATTTTGAATGGAAACAGCCGAAAATTAAACCGCATATTTTATCCGTTCAACTCCTTTCTCTCCCGCAGCCCCGTTTGGAAGAAAAAACTTTTCCATCCGAGCCTGTTAAAAAAGCCGAACCGGTTGCCCCCCCCAAAATTCAGAAAAAGACAGCGCCGCCTCATATCAAATTAAAACCGTTGCCTCGTTCAGTTGACGCCTTTCCTGTAAAATCCGCCAGTAAAGAGGCCGTGCAACCGATTCCTGTCGTTCAACCTGAGGTCGAAAATTCCGTTTCTCCGTTGGTAGAAACTAAAAAAGAAGAAACCGTCCCGGTCGAAATTCAAAAAGTAGAAATTGCGCAAATCTCGGAAATCAACCCAAATTACGCCGATTGGGTGAAGCGTAAAATTGAAAGTAACTGGAACCCTCTTTCTTTTAAAGGAGCGCCAAAGGAGGTGACCCTGTCGTTTGATATATTAAAAACAGGGCTGGTAAAATTTCCTAAAATTATTAAAAGTTCCGGCGACCCGTTTTTTGACCAGGCCGCCCAGAGGGCTGTTGTGGAATCCCGTTCATTTGGGCCCTTACCGGCTGATTATCCCAATCTCTCGGTTGAAATTACTTGTACTTTTTCCCAAAATAAAGGATCATGATAACGGAGTTTTTGATTGTTTGTTTTTAAATTTTTGATTTATTTTTTTACAGGTTTCTTGATTGTGAAGGCCGCGCCTGCTTTTTCTTCGGACGTTCACATTGAGATTCAGAGAACAGAATCTCCGCGAACGCCTTTGGGTGTATTGGGATTCCAATCCGATCCGGGACTTGAAAAAGAGGCCAAAGCCCTGAGAGAGGTTCTCCTGGCCGATCTGAAGCGATCCCTTTCTTTTCAATTGATCGACCTTTCCAATGTCCAGTCTGCCTCAACCCTTCCAGCCGATTTTGTGAAGAAAATTGCGGAGGATCATGTCGAAATTATTCTGAGCGGCAGGGTTAAAATTGAGGGAGACCAGTTACATCTGGATGTCGCTTTGTATAACGGGAAAACCGGAAAATGGCTATGGGAAAGAGACTTTAAGAATTTTGTGAAATATATTCGGATGATCAGTCACCGATCTGCGGATCAGATCATTTATCAGCTGACGGGAGAGGAGGGAATTGCGGAAACCGCGATTGCTTATGTGTCCGATGCCGGCGGGTCCAAGGAAATTTATCGAATGGATTATGATGGCTTTAATCCACAACGGGTAACCTTAAACCATACCATTAACCTTCTTCCCCGGTGGAGTCCTGATGGAAAGAAGCTTTCCTACACGTCTTATATCGACCGGAATCCAGATGTTTGGATCACAGACATGACGACGACCAAACGATGGAAAGTGACCTCAGGGGGCCTTAACTTGTCCCCGGTCTGGTTTCCGAACGGGAACCGCATTCTATTTGCCGGAAGTGTGGAAGGTCAGACACAGCTTTTTACCGCGACTGAAGAGGGAAAAAATATCCAAAGGTTATCCTTCAGTCAGGGAAATGATCTTTCTCCTTCCTTTTCTCCGACAGGGCATGAAGTGGTTTTTAATTCCGACCGGGGAGG
This genomic interval carries:
- a CDS encoding biopolymer transporter ExbD, with translation MNRFEPKKYMAEINVVPLVDVVLVLLIIFMVTAPLLYRGIDLKLPKSEVNTMKAEEGKTISIVKDRKIYFESRLVSLRQLEGQLTTLRQKRPDVTLYLRADRDVSYGEVVQVMDVIKKTGIDRLGMVTDPEGTSPIR
- the tolB gene encoding Tol-Pal system beta propeller repeat protein TolB, whose amino-acid sequence is MFVFKFLIYFFTGFLIVKAAPAFSSDVHIEIQRTESPRTPLGVLGFQSDPGLEKEAKALREVLLADLKRSLSFQLIDLSNVQSASTLPADFVKKIAEDHVEIILSGRVKIEGDQLHLDVALYNGKTGKWLWERDFKNFVKYIRMISHRSADQIIYQLTGEEGIAETAIAYVSDAGGSKEIYRMDYDGFNPQRVTLNHTINLLPRWSPDGKKLSYTSYIDRNPDVWITDMTTTKRWKVTSGGLNLSPVWFPNGNRILFAGSVEGQTQLFTATEEGKNIQRLSFSQGNDLSPSFSPTGHEVVFNSDRGGTPQLYVMNSDGTNVRRLTFEGDYNTTPSWSPKGDWIAYTCRFENRLHICLISPDGQKKVSLSSNSYDDESPVWAPDSKHLAFSSNRGGKQNIYMMTSEGTEVEKLTQVNGNFINPAWSPLPR
- a CDS encoding transposase, giving the protein MARKPRIHLVGGVYHVMLRGNGGQPIFFTEADRYHLYLLLQEGVFRYGYRVHAYCLMKNHLHLAIQVGEKPLSKIMQNLAFRYTRWINRQQKRVGHLFQGRYKSILVEKESYLLELVRYIHLNPVRVGWVKDPKEYRWSSHLSYLGINQNPWLTTEWILKQLGKTERESRQRYEKFIWEGIDEDYREEFHSGEGNGRILGEDRFIEEVLAKAEKKIDKPVSLHKIVKAVCHHYGLKEEELSARGQGRRRSEARAMIGWLAIQKGSATLTEVGKRFGRDVATLSVTIRRLRERVERTETLRMRVAQLESIFNVKK
- a CDS encoding MotA/TolQ/ExbB proton channel family protein; protein product: MLLLILSVFSWAGIFYKFRIFFRAKSATKHFLLEFKRSKDILSLKKGALKFKESPLAPLYLESLRRLQRQGTLSTQLELEHLHEAGRNLNLGSLRQLLRTVSDEEMAFLENFLSYFAIIGNISPFIGLFGTVLGIIDAFQNISQLGTANIAAVAPGVAEALVATAAGLLTAIPAVIAYNYFLNSLRKINCQMEGFSEELLFYFEEQFKPAKLPASVAE
- a CDS encoding TonB family protein, with the protein product MKPMVQLSAGLHLFLLAGLFVLHHFEWKQPKIKPHILSVQLLSLPQPRLEEKTFPSEPVKKAEPVAPPKIQKKTAPPHIKLKPLPRSVDAFPVKSASKEAVQPIPVVQPEVENSVSPLVETKKEETVPVEIQKVEIAQISEINPNYADWVKRKIESNWNPLSFKGAPKEVTLSFDILKTGLVKFPKIIKSSGDPFFDQAAQRAVVESRSFGPLPADYPNLSVEITCTFSQNKGS